From a region of the Rhodococcus sp. 4CII genome:
- a CDS encoding Rieske 2Fe-2S domain-containing protein has protein sequence MTTQQSDTVEVREIDTGAAPTRFARGWHCLGLSQDFKDGKPHSVQAFGTKLVVFADSAGELAVLDGYCRHMGGDLSQGTVKGDEVACPFHDWRWGSNGRCKKIPYARRVPPLARTRSWHALDQDGMLFVWNDPEGNPPPADVTIPRIDGALDDEWTDWVWYRTTVDTNCREVVDNIVDMAHFFYVHFSFPTYFKNVFEGHVASQFMRGQAREDMRPHASGQPRMVGSRSDATYFGPSFMVDDLTYEYETHDVDSVLINCHYPVSADKFVLQYGIIVKKSTKLDGDAAAEMAKGFGTFIAKGFEQDIEIWKNKTRIENPLLCEEDGPVYQLRRWYEQFYVDVAAVTTQMTERFEFELDTTRPVESWKREVDENLARKVREADAAAAVH, from the coding sequence GTGACCACCCAGCAGTCCGACACAGTCGAGGTACGCGAAATCGACACCGGCGCAGCGCCCACCCGATTCGCCCGTGGATGGCACTGCCTCGGATTGTCCCAGGACTTCAAGGACGGCAAGCCACACTCCGTCCAAGCGTTCGGCACCAAACTCGTCGTCTTCGCCGACAGCGCCGGCGAACTCGCCGTCCTCGACGGATACTGCCGGCACATGGGCGGCGACCTCAGCCAGGGCACGGTCAAGGGCGACGAGGTGGCGTGCCCGTTCCACGACTGGCGCTGGGGAAGCAACGGCCGCTGCAAGAAGATTCCGTACGCGCGGCGGGTTCCGCCGCTCGCCCGGACCCGCTCGTGGCACGCGCTCGACCAGGACGGAATGCTGTTCGTCTGGAACGACCCGGAAGGCAACCCGCCGCCCGCGGACGTCACGATTCCCCGGATCGACGGGGCACTCGACGACGAGTGGACCGACTGGGTGTGGTACCGGACCACGGTCGACACCAACTGCCGCGAGGTGGTCGACAACATCGTCGACATGGCGCACTTCTTTTACGTGCACTTCTCGTTCCCCACCTATTTCAAGAACGTCTTCGAGGGCCACGTGGCCAGCCAGTTCATGCGCGGCCAGGCCCGCGAGGACATGCGCCCGCACGCGTCGGGTCAGCCCAGGATGGTCGGAAGCCGCTCGGATGCCACCTATTTCGGGCCGTCGTTCATGGTCGACGACCTGACGTACGAGTACGAGACCCACGACGTCGACTCCGTGCTGATCAACTGCCACTACCCCGTCAGCGCCGACAAGTTCGTGCTGCAGTACGGCATCATCGTCAAGAAGTCGACGAAACTGGACGGCGACGCGGCCGCCGAGATGGCGAAGGGCTTCGGCACGTTCATCGCGAAGGGTTTCGAACAGGACATCGAGATCTGGAAGAACAAGACCCGCATCGAGAATCCGCTGCTGTGCGAGGAGGACGGCCCCGTCTACCAGCTGCGGCGGTGGTACGAGCAGTTCTACGTCGACGTCGCCGCGGTGACGACGCAGATGACCGAGCGTTTCGAGTTCGAACTCGACACCACCCGGCCCGTGGAGTCGTGGAAGAGGGAAGTGGACGAGAATCTCGCGCGAAAGGTGCGCGAAGCCGATGCGGCCGCTGCAGTGCACTGA
- a CDS encoding SDR family oxidoreductase, protein MIDIDHYGPWAVIAGGSEGVGASFAEELGRAGINLVLVARKPGPLEETAEKVRAHGIEVRTLALDLLDPDALDRIRAATDDVEVGLLIFNAGANSYGHEFVSGDLAGFQRVIDLNITAQLHVSQHFGARMKDRGRGGIVLVGSLAGYLGSEDQSIYAASKAFGRIFAESLWLELAPFGVHVVELVLGVTRTPAMVRAGLNFDLPGMNVAEPEDVAREGLAHLADGPVWVAGGNYDAARKRSGFPRDALLRGAAEGMRKLLGRR, encoded by the coding sequence ATGATCGACATCGATCACTACGGCCCGTGGGCCGTCATCGCCGGCGGCTCCGAGGGCGTCGGCGCGAGTTTCGCCGAGGAACTGGGCAGGGCCGGGATCAATCTCGTCCTCGTCGCGCGCAAGCCCGGACCGCTCGAGGAGACCGCGGAGAAGGTCCGCGCCCACGGGATCGAGGTCCGCACCCTCGCCCTCGATCTCCTCGACCCGGACGCACTCGACCGGATCCGCGCCGCGACCGACGACGTCGAGGTGGGCCTGCTGATCTTCAACGCCGGTGCCAACAGTTACGGGCACGAGTTCGTCAGCGGCGACCTCGCCGGCTTCCAGCGTGTCATCGACCTGAACATCACCGCTCAGCTGCACGTTTCGCAGCACTTCGGCGCGAGGATGAAGGACCGCGGCCGGGGCGGCATCGTGCTGGTCGGCTCGCTGGCCGGGTATCTGGGTTCGGAGGACCAGAGCATCTACGCCGCGTCCAAGGCGTTCGGCCGGATCTTCGCGGAGAGCCTCTGGCTCGAACTCGCACCGTTCGGCGTGCACGTGGTCGAACTGGTCCTCGGCGTCACCCGCACGCCGGCGATGGTCCGGGCGGGCCTGAACTTCGATCTTCCCGGGATGAATGTCGCCGAGCCCGAAGACGTTGCCCGGGAGGGGCTCGCGCACCTCGCCGACGGCCCGGTGTGGGTGGCGGGCGGCAACTACGACGCGGCCCGGAAGCGCAGCGGTTTCCCTCGCGACGCTCTCCTGCGCGGGGCGGCCGAGGGTATGCGGAAGCTTCTGGGCCGCCGCTAG
- a CDS encoding IS630 family transposase has product MRAAPLMLRDGDRDELTALARSKSVRADLAQRARMMVLAADGESNARIARTVGVSRPTVILWRSRYERFGIAGLEDEQRSGRPREIDHAAIVTATLAPPPKNLGVTHWSSRLLADRLKISNTTVASAWREYGVKPWRSETFKFSTDPELVAKVTDIVGLYLDPPDNAIVLCVDEKSQIQALDRTAPMLPMRVGSVEKRTHDYVRHGTSTLFAALDIATGKVTGLCKPRHRHQEFLVFLKHLARAYPERELHLVMDNYATHKKAEVRTWLAEHPRIHVHFTPTSASWMNLVEVWFGIIERQAIHRGTFGSVRDLTTKIRAFINGWNTRCAPFVWTKTADQVLTKANRQDTSITSH; this is encoded by the coding sequence ATGCGAGCTGCTCCTTTGATGTTGCGTGACGGAGATCGGGACGAGTTGACCGCGTTGGCACGGTCGAAGTCAGTGCGCGCGGATTTGGCGCAGCGGGCGCGGATGATGGTGCTGGCCGCCGACGGAGAGTCGAACGCACGGATCGCGCGGACAGTGGGGGTATCGCGACCGACGGTGATCTTGTGGCGCTCGCGTTACGAGCGATTCGGAATCGCGGGCCTCGAGGACGAACAGCGTTCCGGGCGTCCCCGAGAGATCGACCACGCCGCCATCGTGACGGCGACGCTGGCTCCGCCGCCAAAGAATCTCGGCGTGACACATTGGAGCAGCCGGTTGCTCGCCGACCGGTTGAAAATCAGTAACACCACGGTCGCGTCGGCGTGGCGCGAATACGGCGTCAAGCCTTGGCGCAGTGAGACGTTCAAATTCTCGACGGACCCAGAGTTGGTCGCCAAGGTCACCGACATCGTCGGGCTGTACTTGGACCCACCGGACAACGCGATCGTGCTCTGTGTGGACGAAAAGTCGCAGATCCAGGCCCTGGACCGGACCGCGCCGATGCTTCCGATGCGCGTCGGCTCGGTCGAGAAGCGCACCCACGACTATGTCCGGCACGGCACCTCGACCTTGTTCGCCGCCCTCGACATCGCCACCGGAAAGGTCACCGGCCTGTGCAAACCGCGGCACCGTCATCAGGAGTTCCTCGTCTTCCTCAAACACCTCGCCCGCGCCTACCCGGAACGGGAGTTGCATCTGGTCATGGACAACTACGCCACTCACAAGAAGGCCGAAGTCCGCACGTGGTTGGCCGAACATCCCCGTATCCATGTGCATTTCACACCCACCTCGGCATCGTGGATGAACCTGGTGGAGGTGTGGTTCGGGATCATCGAACGTCAAGCCATTCACCGCGGAACCTTCGGTTCCGTTAGGGATCTGACCACCAAGATCCGTGCCTTCATCAACGGATGGAACACCCGCTGTGCGCCGTTCGTCTGGACCAAGACCGCCGACCAAGTACTAACCAAAGCGAACCGTCAAGACACTTCAATCACGAGCCACTAG
- a CDS encoding SDR family oxidoreductase, producing the protein MDLALHGTVAVVTGASKGIGLAITRALAAEGAFVVAGARSPSPELDELVRGGTVEAVSVDLSTPTGPGELVAAATARGSLGVVVNNVGAAHPRLTGFLDVTDEDWITTMNLNLMSAVRTIRAALPPMIAAGRGSIVTTSSVNSFLPDPTVIDYCASKAALTNFSKALSKEVGPLGIRVNTVSPGPVSTALWLGDDGVAATVARAAGGDPAAVAEGVAKQAVTGRFTRPDEVADLVTFLASDRAGNVTGSDFVIDGGLVTTL; encoded by the coding sequence GTGGATCTCGCGCTGCACGGCACCGTCGCCGTGGTCACCGGAGCCAGCAAGGGTATCGGGCTCGCCATCACCCGCGCGCTCGCCGCGGAAGGCGCCTTCGTGGTGGCGGGCGCACGTTCGCCCAGCCCCGAACTGGACGAACTCGTCCGCGGCGGAACCGTGGAGGCGGTGAGCGTCGACCTGTCGACGCCCACCGGTCCGGGCGAACTCGTCGCCGCCGCCACCGCACGCGGCAGTCTCGGCGTCGTCGTCAACAACGTCGGAGCCGCCCACCCGAGACTCACCGGCTTCCTCGACGTGACCGACGAGGATTGGATCACGACGATGAATCTCAACCTGATGTCGGCGGTGCGGACGATCCGGGCCGCGCTGCCCCCGATGATCGCTGCGGGCCGGGGCAGCATCGTGACCACCAGTTCGGTCAACAGTTTCCTGCCCGATCCCACCGTCATCGACTACTGCGCGTCCAAGGCGGCGCTCACCAACTTCTCGAAGGCACTCTCGAAAGAGGTGGGACCGCTGGGCATTCGGGTCAACACCGTCAGTCCCGGACCGGTGTCGACCGCACTCTGGCTCGGGGACGACGGCGTGGCCGCGACGGTGGCGCGGGCCGCAGGCGGCGATCCGGCTGCCGTGGCGGAGGGTGTCGCGAAACAGGCCGTCACGGGCCGGTTCACCCGCCCCGACGAGGTGGCGGATCTCGTGACGTTCCTCGCGAGCGACCGGGCGGGCAATGTGACGGGGTCCGATTTCGTGATCGACGGGGGACTGGTCACCACTCTCTGA
- a CDS encoding alpha/beta fold hydrolase has translation MRLLRLRTTLAACAIAVAGTVTVGAGPALAQDRPTVVLVHGAFADTTSWDAVAADLRGRGYEVVVPDNPLRGPAYDSAAIEKVLADIPGPVVLVGHSYGGAVITNVHSPNVEALVYVAAFAPARGEPVMLNLDPIRFPGSQLLPPVLQVKVVENDPTGIAGRNLDGYIDPGRFHDVFAQDVSDATVAGMIAHQKSAALVANLEPSGDPSWASTPSWAMVAQNDRVIPAASERFMATRAGAHITEVPASHAVLVSQPAAVADLVVQADQATP, from the coding sequence ATGCGACTTCTTCGACTTCGAACCACCCTGGCCGCGTGCGCGATCGCCGTCGCAGGCACCGTGACCGTGGGGGCCGGACCGGCTCTCGCCCAGGATCGGCCGACGGTGGTGCTGGTGCACGGTGCGTTCGCCGACACGACCAGTTGGGATGCGGTGGCGGCGGACCTCCGCGGACGAGGGTACGAAGTCGTGGTCCCGGACAACCCGTTGCGCGGTCCGGCGTACGACTCCGCCGCCATCGAGAAGGTGCTCGCGGACATCCCCGGGCCGGTGGTGCTCGTCGGCCACTCGTACGGCGGCGCCGTCATCACCAACGTGCATTCCCCGAACGTCGAGGCGCTCGTCTACGTGGCGGCGTTCGCCCCGGCGCGGGGCGAGCCGGTCATGCTGAACCTCGATCCGATCCGGTTCCCCGGCAGCCAATTGCTTCCGCCGGTGCTGCAGGTGAAGGTCGTCGAGAACGATCCCACCGGAATCGCGGGCAGAAACCTCGACGGCTACATCGACCCGGGCCGCTTCCACGACGTGTTCGCCCAGGACGTTTCGGACGCCACCGTCGCCGGCATGATCGCGCACCAGAAATCGGCGGCGCTCGTGGCGAACCTCGAGCCGTCGGGCGATCCGTCGTGGGCGTCGACCCCCAGTTGGGCGATGGTCGCCCAGAATGATCGCGTGATCCCGGCGGCCTCGGAGCGGTTCATGGCCACCCGGGCGGGCGCGCACATCACCGAAGTGCCCGCGTCGCACGCCGTCCTGGTGTCCCAGCCCGCGGCCGTCGCCGACCTGGTCGTGCAGGCAGACCAGGCGACCCCGTAA
- a CDS encoding low temperature requirement protein A, protein MVGRDPHEEHRAATPLELLFDLTFVVAFGVAGNQFAHLLAEGHVAAGLAGFSFAMFSIIWAWINFSWFASAYDTDDWIYRVTTMIQMIGVVILALGMPPMFASIDRGVELDNSVMVSGYIVMRVAMVFQWLRAARHDPDHRSASLTYVTTLVVAQIGWVALVIAPLTVEYAFGLGVILILFEMSGPVIAERYKGGTPWHAHHIVERHGLLVIITLGEGVIGTVTSLSAVVDHQGWTLDAILVAVAGIGLTFGLWWVYYTLPSAEILEVYRNRSFVWGYSHIVLFASLAAVGAGLHVAAYYIEHASHLGATATVLSAAVPVAIFLAGVYLLYTYLVRVPDPFHILLLVLTAATIALALVLAAQGVSMAWCLIVVMLAPVVTVVGYELLGHAHEARALEVALGRADAGAGEDH, encoded by the coding sequence ATGGTCGGACGAGATCCACACGAGGAACACCGTGCGGCAACACCGTTGGAGTTGCTGTTCGATCTGACGTTCGTCGTCGCGTTCGGCGTTGCGGGTAATCAGTTCGCGCACCTCCTCGCCGAAGGACACGTCGCCGCCGGGCTGGCGGGATTCTCGTTCGCGATGTTCTCGATCATCTGGGCGTGGATCAACTTCTCCTGGTTCGCCTCGGCCTACGACACCGACGACTGGATCTACCGGGTCACCACCATGATCCAGATGATCGGCGTCGTCATCCTGGCGCTCGGCATGCCGCCGATGTTCGCGTCCATCGACCGCGGAGTCGAACTCGACAATTCCGTGATGGTGTCCGGGTACATCGTCATGCGCGTCGCGATGGTGTTCCAGTGGTTGCGCGCCGCCCGGCACGACCCCGACCACCGTTCCGCGTCACTGACCTATGTGACGACGCTCGTTGTCGCGCAGATCGGGTGGGTCGCCTTGGTGATCGCGCCGCTCACCGTCGAGTACGCGTTCGGCCTCGGCGTGATACTCATCCTGTTCGAGATGAGCGGCCCCGTCATCGCCGAACGGTACAAGGGCGGAACACCCTGGCACGCACACCACATCGTCGAGCGTCACGGACTGCTCGTGATCATCACGCTCGGCGAGGGTGTGATCGGCACCGTGACCTCGCTGTCCGCCGTGGTCGATCACCAGGGCTGGACGCTGGACGCGATACTCGTCGCGGTCGCGGGCATCGGACTCACGTTCGGACTGTGGTGGGTCTACTACACGCTGCCGTCGGCGGAGATACTCGAGGTGTATCGCAACCGGTCGTTCGTCTGGGGATACAGCCACATCGTGCTCTTCGCGTCGCTGGCCGCGGTGGGGGCCGGGCTGCATGTGGCGGCGTACTACATCGAACACGCGTCCCACCTCGGCGCGACGGCAACGGTGCTCTCCGCTGCCGTGCCCGTCGCGATCTTCCTCGCGGGGGTGTACCTGCTCTACACCTATCTGGTGCGGGTTCCCGACCCGTTCCACATCCTGCTCCTCGTCCTGACCGCGGCGACGATCGCGCTCGCCCTGGTGCTGGCGGCGCAGGGCGTGTCGATGGCATGGTGCCTAATCGTGGTGATGCTGGCACCGGTCGTCACCGTCGTCGGATACGAGTTGCTCGGGCACGCTCACGAGGCCCGGGCGCTCGAGGTCGCACTCGGCCGCGCGGACGCCGGTGCCGGCGAGGATCACTAG
- a CDS encoding DUF427 domain-containing protein: MGLRRRDTIGQELRELRYEPTAKRIRAVLNGTTVVDSDRAILVWEPRRVVPTYAVPAEDVAAELSPQPPGAARTDETGDAGFALPDVTTMRVLDPRVPFSVRSTEGESVEIRTGGARSAAGFLPADPDLSGYVVLDFDGFDRWLEEDDEIVGHPHDPFQRIDVRRTSRHIRVMLGDTLLADTRRARMLFETMLPVRYYLPPEDVVAELRPSTTTTYCAYKGEAAYSSVVTADGVLDDIAWRYDEPLVDASEVRGLVAFFDERIDLVVDGVARPRPVTPWS, translated from the coding sequence ATGGGCCTGCGACGTCGAGACACCATCGGACAAGAGTTGCGCGAGCTTCGCTACGAGCCGACGGCGAAACGGATCCGCGCCGTGCTGAACGGGACCACGGTGGTCGACAGCGACCGGGCGATTCTGGTCTGGGAACCGAGGCGTGTCGTCCCCACGTACGCGGTGCCCGCGGAGGACGTCGCCGCGGAGTTGTCACCGCAGCCGCCCGGCGCGGCGCGGACGGACGAGACCGGCGACGCCGGGTTCGCCCTGCCGGACGTGACGACGATGCGGGTACTCGATCCGCGGGTGCCGTTCTCGGTGCGCAGCACGGAGGGCGAGTCCGTGGAGATCCGCACCGGCGGTGCACGGTCGGCGGCGGGTTTCCTGCCCGCCGACCCGGATCTGAGCGGCTACGTGGTGCTCGATTTCGACGGCTTCGACCGCTGGCTGGAGGAGGACGACGAGATCGTCGGGCATCCGCACGACCCGTTCCAGCGCATCGACGTCCGCCGCACGTCCCGGCACATTCGGGTGATGCTGGGCGACACGCTCCTCGCCGACACCAGACGGGCTCGAATGCTGTTCGAGACGATGCTGCCGGTCCGCTACTACCTGCCGCCCGAAGACGTCGTCGCGGAACTGCGACCGAGTACGACGACAACCTACTGTGCCTACAAGGGTGAGGCCGCCTACTCGTCCGTCGTCACCGCCGACGGCGTGCTCGACGACATCGCATGGCGTTACGACGAGCCGCTCGTCGACGCGTCGGAAGTGCGGGGGCTCGTAGCGTTCTTCGACGAGCGCATCGATCTGGTCGTCGACGGTGTGGCCCGGCCCCGGCCGGTGACTCCCTGGTCCTAG
- a CDS encoding lipase family protein: MTASRARIGVMAALVLLGGSACSTASSETATDPDALRPGQLLSSRAVDDGPALPSAGRNEVITYASQDGNGDPVVVSGTVSIPRTPAPEGGYPVISWAHGTTGVADACAPSADFAGGPAHGYLTGVDAFLDDWVAKGYAVVSTDYQGLGTPGIHPYVNGDTEANAVVDIVRAARDMDPAVGATWFVIGHSQGGQAALFTAAQGAERAPELNLGGAVAIAPGSGLDQTPQYFRSGVPGIEAAESFLPLILLGAQAADPAIDPSALLTEQAQPLLTTARTGCIDDIRKVPPVPADQVFRPDADLGPLTDYLVRQEPSRVHVQVPTLVAQSSGDRVVSKPSTDLMVKTLQDNGNELTYRTYEGVDHRGTIGAAQQDAQEFVAGILAR, translated from the coding sequence GTGACGGCGTCACGGGCCCGGATCGGCGTGATGGCCGCGCTCGTCCTCCTCGGCGGAAGTGCCTGTTCCACTGCATCATCCGAGACGGCGACGGACCCGGACGCGCTCCGGCCGGGTCAACTTCTCTCGTCCCGAGCCGTCGACGACGGTCCCGCGCTGCCGAGCGCCGGACGGAACGAGGTGATCACCTACGCATCCCAGGACGGCAACGGCGACCCGGTCGTGGTGTCGGGCACCGTGTCGATCCCCCGCACACCGGCACCCGAGGGCGGGTATCCGGTGATCAGCTGGGCGCACGGCACGACCGGCGTCGCGGACGCCTGCGCCCCGTCCGCGGATTTCGCGGGTGGCCCCGCCCACGGCTATCTCACCGGGGTGGACGCGTTCCTCGACGACTGGGTCGCGAAGGGGTACGCCGTGGTGAGCACGGACTACCAGGGTCTGGGCACGCCGGGTATCCATCCGTATGTCAACGGCGACACGGAGGCGAACGCTGTCGTGGACATCGTCCGCGCCGCCCGCGACATGGATCCGGCCGTCGGCGCGACGTGGTTCGTGATCGGTCACAGCCAGGGTGGTCAGGCGGCGCTGTTCACCGCGGCCCAGGGCGCGGAGCGCGCACCGGAGTTGAATCTCGGTGGCGCCGTGGCAATCGCTCCGGGAAGCGGACTCGACCAGACGCCGCAGTACTTCCGCTCGGGTGTTCCGGGCATCGAAGCGGCCGAGTCGTTCCTCCCGCTGATCCTCCTCGGAGCCCAGGCCGCGGATCCGGCCATCGACCCGTCGGCGTTGCTGACGGAGCAGGCCCAACCGCTGTTGACGACGGCGCGGACCGGGTGCATCGACGACATTCGCAAGGTGCCGCCCGTGCCCGCCGATCAGGTCTTCCGTCCCGACGCCGATCTGGGACCGCTGACCGACTACCTGGTGCGCCAGGAGCCGTCGAGGGTCCACGTGCAGGTCCCGACGCTGGTCGCGCAGAGTTCCGGCGATCGGGTGGTGAGCAAGCCGTCGACGGACTTGATGGTGAAGACGTTGCAGGACAACGGGAACGAATTGACGTACCGGACGTACGAGGGCGTCGATCACCGCGGGACGATCGGGGCGGCGCAGCAGGACGCGCAGGAGTTCGTCGCCGGGATCCTCGCTCGCTGA
- the bphC gene encoding biphenyl-2,3-diol 1,2-dioxygenase has translation MTDIRGLGYLRIQTKDVPRWRELVVDGLGMAEGSGPEPDGLYLRVDERRSRLIVLPGDTDRALAVGWEVRDQFALQRVREAVEKAGVEVTVLSEEESRYRDAEQVIAFDDPSGTGVEVFFGPVLDHSPVVTPHGGRFVTGAQGLGHVVLPTPAFEETYTFYTEVLGFLPRGAIRLGPADAPGPARRVRFMGVNQRHHSLALCPAPHSGEPGMVHLMTEVDTLDAVGQALDRLGKLGFSISSTLGRHTNDRMVSFYVRAPGGWDLEFGTEGTLVDEAHYTAEEITADSYWGHDWSGSEPLAAFS, from the coding sequence ATGACCGACATCCGAGGGCTCGGCTACCTGCGGATCCAGACGAAGGACGTGCCACGCTGGCGTGAGCTGGTCGTGGACGGGCTGGGCATGGCCGAGGGTTCCGGCCCCGAGCCCGACGGCCTCTATCTGCGCGTCGACGAGCGACGGTCCCGGCTGATCGTCCTGCCCGGCGACACGGACCGGGCGCTCGCCGTGGGGTGGGAGGTGCGTGACCAGTTCGCTCTGCAGCGGGTGCGCGAGGCCGTCGAGAAGGCCGGTGTCGAGGTGACCGTGCTCTCGGAGGAGGAGTCCCGATACCGCGACGCCGAGCAGGTGATCGCGTTCGACGATCCGTCCGGCACCGGGGTGGAGGTGTTCTTCGGGCCGGTGCTCGACCACAGCCCGGTAGTCACTCCGCACGGCGGCCGTTTCGTCACGGGCGCGCAGGGACTGGGGCACGTGGTCCTCCCGACGCCCGCGTTCGAGGAGACTTACACGTTCTACACCGAGGTGCTGGGTTTCCTGCCCCGGGGCGCGATCCGGCTCGGACCGGCCGACGCCCCGGGACCGGCCCGCCGGGTGCGGTTCATGGGTGTCAACCAGCGCCATCACAGTCTCGCGTTGTGCCCGGCGCCGCACAGCGGCGAACCCGGGATGGTGCATCTGATGACGGAGGTCGACACCCTCGACGCCGTCGGCCAGGCACTCGACCGGCTCGGCAAGCTCGGATTCTCCATCTCGTCGACCCTCGGCCGTCACACCAACGACCGCATGGTGTCGTTCTACGTACGCGCTCCCGGCGGCTGGGACCTCGAGTTCGGCACCGAGGGCACGCTCGTCGACGAGGCGCACTACACCGCCGAGGAGATCACCGCGGACAGCTACTGGGGTCACGACTGGTCGGGTTCCGAGCCGCTGGCGGCGTTCTCGTGA
- a CDS encoding acyl-CoA dehydrogenase family protein, with amino-acid sequence MGQVLARIEQYADEIRAEGAEGDRLMRLSDTSAKRLRDSGVMRMLQPKEYGGYESHPREFAETAMGIGAIDGAAGWVSGIVGVHPWELAFFDRTAQDEVWGEDSDMWMASPYAPMGVAVPTDGGYVLNGRWSFSSGTDHCGWIMIGAAVGDRDGNRVMPPKILHVLLPRSDYDIDQDSWNVVGLRGTGSKDLIVKDAFIPQHRTLQADKVFDGSAPKAFGRTQTLYNFPFSCIFPLGITSSLIGIAEGALACHLNAQRERITVSGTAIKEDPYVLFAIGEAAAEIAASRAAILETVDRFWDMTEKGQEVSFELRSIGRRTQTAAAWRAVRAVDEIFARSGGGALQLKTPMQRFWRDAHAGLSHAIHVPGSIFHSSALTQLGGEPQGIHRSMI; translated from the coding sequence ATGGGCCAGGTTCTTGCCAGGATCGAACAGTACGCGGACGAGATCCGCGCGGAAGGCGCCGAGGGCGACAGGCTGATGCGCCTGTCCGACACGTCCGCGAAACGGTTGCGCGACTCCGGCGTGATGCGGATGCTGCAGCCCAAGGAGTACGGGGGCTACGAATCGCATCCGCGCGAGTTCGCCGAGACCGCGATGGGCATCGGCGCCATCGACGGGGCCGCGGGCTGGGTCAGCGGGATCGTCGGCGTCCACCCCTGGGAACTGGCGTTCTTCGACCGCACCGCGCAGGACGAGGTGTGGGGCGAGGATTCCGACATGTGGATGGCCTCGCCGTACGCCCCGATGGGCGTGGCCGTGCCGACCGACGGCGGCTACGTCCTCAACGGACGGTGGTCCTTCTCCTCGGGTACCGACCACTGCGGGTGGATCATGATCGGCGCCGCGGTCGGTGACCGGGACGGCAACCGAGTGATGCCCCCGAAGATCCTGCACGTGCTGCTCCCGCGCTCGGATTACGACATCGACCAGGACAGCTGGAACGTCGTCGGATTGCGCGGCACCGGCTCCAAGGACCTGATCGTCAAGGATGCATTCATCCCGCAGCACCGGACGCTGCAGGCCGACAAGGTGTTCGACGGATCCGCGCCGAAGGCGTTCGGCCGAACCCAGACGCTCTACAACTTCCCGTTCTCCTGCATCTTCCCGCTCGGCATCACGTCCTCGCTCATCGGCATCGCCGAGGGCGCGCTGGCCTGCCACCTGAACGCGCAGCGCGAACGCATCACCGTCTCCGGCACCGCAATCAAGGAAGACCCGTACGTGCTGTTCGCGATCGGCGAGGCGGCCGCGGAGATCGCGGCATCGCGCGCGGCGATCCTCGAGACGGTCGACCGGTTCTGGGACATGACCGAGAAGGGCCAGGAGGTGTCGTTCGAACTGCGGTCCATCGGCCGGCGCACCCAGACCGCCGCCGCCTGGCGGGCAGTGCGCGCCGTGGACGAGATCTTCGCGCGCTCCGGTGGCGGTGCGCTGCAACTGAAGACACCCATGCAACGCTTCTGGCGCGACGCCCACGCGGGCCTCTCCCACGCCATCCACGTGCCCGGATCGATCTTCCACTCCTCGGCTCTGACCCAGCTCGGCGGAGAACCCCAGGGCATCCACCGCTCCATGATCTAG